A region from the Rhodamnia argentea isolate NSW1041297 chromosome 7, ASM2092103v1, whole genome shotgun sequence genome encodes:
- the LOC115749659 gene encoding WRKY transcription factor 44-like, whose translation METKEAERTVIAKPVASRPTFSTFRSFSELLAGAINDSTPKIGSESGVAPIKPKTVRFKPTVNRTSAAIFSSQAEISGTAICDSVDTLLYSDSQRTVVYKPLAKPVSKAAASLLANIGNFNATQPVIQPSENPTPEKRHVKSKRSSNPRQITPRVAETKQTSEPLKLAAQDVEEDPKALPSTASVDRPSYDGYNWRKYGQKQVKGSEYPRSYYKCTHPNCPVKKKVERSLDGQIAEIVYKGEHNHSKPQPPKRSSSGMQGPGTIPDGTEQDKANPLWSSQLGEKNEGSIGRVENQTEVGLAANTSYQGKGLIVHDPAAANEAFGPSGGTPDSSCNISGAEDGSKGKELGNDERRSKRRRTESGPSEAGIVTEGVQEPCTDRQNSAEPEILGDGFRWRKYGQKVVKGNCHPRSYYRCTSVKCSVRKYVERAMDDPKSFITTYEGKHNHEMPVKSSNPADHQANK comes from the exons ATGGAGACTAAAGAGGCAGAGAGAACAGTGATCGCAAAACCAGTTGCGTCGCGGCCTACGTTTTCCACTTTTAGGTCTTTCTCAGAGCTCCTTGCAGGTGCAATCAATGATTCAACCCCTAAAATAGGTTCTGAAAGTGGTGTTGCCCCAATTAAACCCAAGACAGTGAGGTTCAAGCCCACAGTGAATCGCACTTCAGCTGCCATATTCTCATCCCAG GCTGAAATCTCTGGCACAGCAATCTGCGATTCAGTGGATACCCTTTTGTATTCGGACAGTCAGCGGACTGTAGTATATAAACCTTTGGCAAAGCCGGTCTCAAAAGCTGCTGCTTCACTCTTGGCTAATATA GGGAACTTCAATGCTACTCAACCAGTGATACAACCATCTGAAAATCCGACCCCAGAAAAACGCCATGTGAAATCAAAAAGGAGCTCAAATCCTCGTCAAATTACACCACGTGTGGCAGAGACCAAACAGACGAGTGAACCCTTGAAATTGGCAGCTCAGGACGTTGAGGAAGACCCAAAAGCTTTACCATCCACAGCTAGTGTGGATCGTCCTTCCTATGATGGGTATAACTGGCGGAAATATGGACAAAAGCAGGTAAAGGGGAGTGAGTACCCACGAAGTTACTACAAGTGCACCCACCCAAACTGTCcggtgaagaagaaggttgaGCGATCACTTGATGGACAGATAGCAGAAATAGTCTACAAGGGTGAGCACAACCATTCGAAGCCTCAGCCTCCTAAACGCAGTTCATCAGGGATGCAAGGGCCTGGGACCATACCTGATGGAACAGAACAAGACAAAGCCAACCCATTATGGAGTAGCCAACTAGGCGAAAAGAATGAAGGTTCTATAGGTAGAGTAGAAAATCAGACTGAGGTAGGATTAGCTGCAAATACGTCTTATCAGGGCAAGGGCCTGATAGTTCACGACCCAGCTGCTGCAAATGAGGCATTTGGTCCTTCTGGTGGGACTCCTGACAGTTCGTGTAATATTAGCGGGGCAGAGGATGGAAGCAAGGGAAAGGAACTGGGTAATGATGAACGAAGGAGTAAGAGAAG GAGAACTGAGAGTGGACCCAGTGAAGCCGGCATCGTCACCGAAGGGGTACAAGAGCCCTGCACTGATCGGCAAAATTCAGCCGAGCCTGAGATTCTGGGTGATGGCTTTCGCTGGAGGAAATATGGCCAGAAGGTTGTCAAGGGAAACTGTCATCCCAG GAGTTACTATAGATGCACGAGTGTCAAGTGCAGCGTGCGTAAGTACGTCGAAAGAGCAATGGATGATCCCAAATCCTTCATAACAACATATGAAGGGAAGCATAACCATGAAATGCCCGTCAAGAGCTCAAATCCAGCTGATCACCAGGCCAACAAATAA
- the LOC115749660 gene encoding probable serine/threonine-protein kinase PBL7 isoform X2 yields the protein MGWIPCSGISKSKKKQMSPRNRPFDHHGKSSSEKLKSNSSLSGTETSRGGGSDQIAAQTFSFRDLAVATRNFRADCLLGEGGFGRVYRGRLETNQGNREFLVEVLMLSLLHHPNLVNLIGYCADGDQRLLVYEYMPLGSLEDHLHDNSPGKKQLDWNTRMKVAAGAAKGLEYLHDRASPPVIYRDLKCSNILLDEGFHPKLSDFGLAKLGPVGDNTHVSTRVMGTYGYCAPEYAMTGQLTLKSDVYSFGVVLLEIITGRKAIDNSRAAGEQNLVAWARPLFKDRRKFMLMADPTLQGQYPPRGLYQALAIAAMCVQEQPNLRPVIADVVTALTYLASQKYDPDTQSALSNSFAPLTPPRVKKESFKKLNGVKLLDREKTKKIK from the exons ATGGGTTGGATTCCGTGCTCTGGCATTTCGAAGtcgaagaagaagcagatgagCCCACGGAACCGGCCCTTCGATCATCACGGCAAATCTTCCTCAG AGAAATTGAAGTCGAATTCTTCACTGAGTGGAACTGAGACCTCGCGAGGGGGTGGGTCTGACCAGATTGCAGCGCAGACATTTAGCTTCCGAGACCTAGCGGTTGCAACTAGGAATTTCAGAGCAGACTGTCTTCTGGGCGAGGGAGGTTTTGGTAGAGTTTACAGAGGCCGTTTGGAAACTAACCAG GGGAACAGGGAGTTCCTTGTTGAAGTATTGATGTTGAGTCTGCTTCACCATCCTAACCTTGTCAATCTTATAGGCTACTGTGCTGATGGAGATCAGAGGCTTCTGGTCTATGAATACATGCCATTGGGATCTTTGGAAGACCATCTACACG ATAATTCACCTGGTAAGAAACAACTTGACTGGAATACTAGAATGAAAGTAGCAGCTGGGGCGGCAAAAGGTTTGGAATACTTGCATGACAGAGCTAGCCCTCCTGTGATCTACCGAGACTTGAAATGTTCTAACATTTTGCTTGATGAGGGATTTCATCCCAAGCTATCTGATTTCGGCTTAGCCAAACTTGGCCCCGTAGGGGATAACACTCATGTATCTACAAGGGTTATGGGCACCTATGGATATTGCGCTCCAGAGTATGCTATGACTGGTCAACTGACACTCAAATCAGATGTCTATAGCTTTGGCGTCGTCCTTTTGGAAATTATAACTGGCAGGAAAGCAATAGACAATTCAAGAGCTGCGGGAGAACAAAACCTGGTTGCATGG GCAAGGCCATTGTTCAAAGACCGAAGGAAGTTTATGCTTATGGCTGACCCGACGCTCCAAGGTCAGTACCCTCCAAGGGGGTTGTATCAAGCTCTTGCAATTGCTGCAATGTGCGTCCAGGAGCAGCCTAATTTGCGTCCAGTCATCGCTGATGTCGTCACGGCTCTGACATATCTTGCTTCCCAAAAATACGATCCTGATACTCAATCAGCTCTGAGCAACTCCTTTGCTCCTCTCACCCCTCCTAGAGTAAAGAAAGAGAGTTTCAAGAAGCTCAATGGTGTTAAATTATTAGATAGAGAGAAAACCAAGAAGATTAAGTGA
- the LOC115749660 gene encoding probable serine/threonine-protein kinase PBL7 isoform X1, with translation MGWIPCSGISKSKKKQMSPRNRPFDHHGKSSSEKLKSNSSLSGTETSRGGGSDQIAAQTFSFRDLAVATRNFRADCLLGEGGFGRVYRGRLETNQVVAIKQLDRNGLQGNREFLVEVLMLSLLHHPNLVNLIGYCADGDQRLLVYEYMPLGSLEDHLHDNSPGKKQLDWNTRMKVAAGAAKGLEYLHDRASPPVIYRDLKCSNILLDEGFHPKLSDFGLAKLGPVGDNTHVSTRVMGTYGYCAPEYAMTGQLTLKSDVYSFGVVLLEIITGRKAIDNSRAAGEQNLVAWARPLFKDRRKFMLMADPTLQGQYPPRGLYQALAIAAMCVQEQPNLRPVIADVVTALTYLASQKYDPDTQSALSNSFAPLTPPRVKKESFKKLNGVKLLDREKTKKIK, from the exons ATGGGTTGGATTCCGTGCTCTGGCATTTCGAAGtcgaagaagaagcagatgagCCCACGGAACCGGCCCTTCGATCATCACGGCAAATCTTCCTCAG AGAAATTGAAGTCGAATTCTTCACTGAGTGGAACTGAGACCTCGCGAGGGGGTGGGTCTGACCAGATTGCAGCGCAGACATTTAGCTTCCGAGACCTAGCGGTTGCAACTAGGAATTTCAGAGCAGACTGTCTTCTGGGCGAGGGAGGTTTTGGTAGAGTTTACAGAGGCCGTTTGGAAACTAACCAG GTTGTGGCTATCAAGCAACTTGATCGAAATGGGTTGCAGGGGAACAGGGAGTTCCTTGTTGAAGTATTGATGTTGAGTCTGCTTCACCATCCTAACCTTGTCAATCTTATAGGCTACTGTGCTGATGGAGATCAGAGGCTTCTGGTCTATGAATACATGCCATTGGGATCTTTGGAAGACCATCTACACG ATAATTCACCTGGTAAGAAACAACTTGACTGGAATACTAGAATGAAAGTAGCAGCTGGGGCGGCAAAAGGTTTGGAATACTTGCATGACAGAGCTAGCCCTCCTGTGATCTACCGAGACTTGAAATGTTCTAACATTTTGCTTGATGAGGGATTTCATCCCAAGCTATCTGATTTCGGCTTAGCCAAACTTGGCCCCGTAGGGGATAACACTCATGTATCTACAAGGGTTATGGGCACCTATGGATATTGCGCTCCAGAGTATGCTATGACTGGTCAACTGACACTCAAATCAGATGTCTATAGCTTTGGCGTCGTCCTTTTGGAAATTATAACTGGCAGGAAAGCAATAGACAATTCAAGAGCTGCGGGAGAACAAAACCTGGTTGCATGG GCAAGGCCATTGTTCAAAGACCGAAGGAAGTTTATGCTTATGGCTGACCCGACGCTCCAAGGTCAGTACCCTCCAAGGGGGTTGTATCAAGCTCTTGCAATTGCTGCAATGTGCGTCCAGGAGCAGCCTAATTTGCGTCCAGTCATCGCTGATGTCGTCACGGCTCTGACATATCTTGCTTCCCAAAAATACGATCCTGATACTCAATCAGCTCTGAGCAACTCCTTTGCTCCTCTCACCCCTCCTAGAGTAAAGAAAGAGAGTTTCAAGAAGCTCAATGGTGTTAAATTATTAGATAGAGAGAAAACCAAGAAGATTAAGTGA
- the LOC115749663 gene encoding glutathione S-transferase L3-like has protein sequence MATDPKARETLPQPLDSTSSPPPLFDGTTRLYITYRSPFAQRVWITRNCKGLQDKIKLVPLSLHDKPAWYREKVYSVDKVPSLEHDNKVMGESLDLMKYLDSKFEGPSLYPTDPAKRDYGEELWSYSLEFIDLMYSALKGETVKVLGPPLDHLDRALKQFDDGPFFLGQFSLVDIAFIPSVERIQLLLSDVWNHDITSGRPNLASWIEEMNKIDAYTQTKYDPQDIVTYLKTRFLARH, from the exons ATGGCCACTGATCC AAAAGCCAGAGAGACTCTCCCTCAACCACTGGATTCTACTTCAAGCCCACCTCCTCTTTTTGATGGAACCACCAG GTTGTATATAACTTATAGAAGCCCTTTTGCCCAGCGTGTATGGATCACTAGGAATTGCaag GGACTGCAAGACAAGATCAAAttggtccctctctctctccatgacaAGCCGGCTTGGTACAGAGAGAAAGTTTACTCCGTCGACAAG GTCCCATCTCTGGAACATGACAACAAGGTCATGGGAGAGTCTCTTGATCTGATGAAGTACTTAGATAGCAAATTTGAAGGGCCATCTCTTTACCCCACT GATCCCGCGAAAAGAGATTATGGCGAAGAGTTATGGTCTTACTCCCTCGAGTTCATCGATCTGATGTATTCCGCGTTGAAAGGAGAAACAGTCAAAGTACTGG GTCCTCCTCTCGATCACTTAGACCGTGCCCTCAAACAATTCGACGACGGGCCGTTCTTCCTCGGCCAGTTCAGTTTG GTGGACATAGCTTTCATACCGTCTGTCGAAAGAATCCAGTTGCTCTTATCAGACGTATGGAATCATGACATCACGTCGGGGAGGCCGAACTTAGCTTCCTGGATAGAG GAGATGAACAAGATCGACGCTTACACACAGACCAAATATGATCCTCAAGACATCGTCACGTATTTGAAGACTCGCTTCTTG GCGAGGCATTAA